DNA sequence from the Narcine bancroftii isolate sNarBan1 chromosome 11, sNarBan1.hap1, whole genome shotgun sequence genome:
gggcctgtgaacatgctgtaggcctaaagttaaatatcatgATATTCCATTTCcccacaactgctcctccccctcaccttgaatctcttgtcctgcaagatcttcttgatggcaatcagctctccggagtccaccagccttgcctggtacaccacactgaaagatccattgtcgatgattttaacatctgtgcaggacaccaccttggggacgttgggtccatgacccggtgtggccacctctgttgtgaccttattgccatgttctctagggcagaagcagcagcatttacacacccagagggtacacaacaggtcatttataccaacccagccttgctgtccaagttagtctccaccccttcctctaactcccttccaagggtcaccaAAATGTCAGAATTGGTCCTCTGGTGGTTctttccagcctctcagtagaaatattgccaccccagttccctctttgatcactctcctcagactgaggccagttccgcagccgttcactttgtctacaaccctccctccatgagagcacgtcccggggagatgaagcactctgaaccccaccacgggtttagcagaagccctccacattcccagaagctcagcaacaccgtgatcttccatgatgcaagcgagacctcgtcgGATGAGGGAGCAGGTGGGGCGGAGATAGACCCATGCTTTATCGCTCAACTCTGCTGGGTCCGCCgtagcagaaacactttctagcaccttgatccaggtccactgggggaaagaatcctatccaggTTTGgcgggtgtgggggtgtatgcaaaggtggaagggatcttgtaacccgggggggttgggggtgggtggaggagtggtcctgtctctcagtggacagatcccattaaggtggagggggagctctgtcccatttctgttgaaaggtctaccttccatccccctcgcaacttctcttctccctcagacacctcacactctcctctgccccgattcctctaccacactcttatcccccacccaacaccacccccatggtttccccagtgctttccatcccctcgcaccccatccccccagctcaaccctatgtcccctacctctgatccaatctccctttaCATTACCCTGTGGTGCAACCCCGTTCCTTCATTCTCCCCTCCAatcctacagaccccatccctgtatcccctcacatgccattgttctcccctccccagccccctccagtggcctca
Encoded proteins:
- the LOC138745257 gene encoding glycogen synthase kinase-3 beta-like isoform X2, with protein sequence MEHGNKVTTEVATPGHGPNVPKVVSCTDVKIIDNGSFSVVYQARLVDSGELIAIKKILQDKRFKNRKLQIVRKLDHTIIVPLLNFYSSVVKEKERSQRQDTSPEEPRIPAEQRTDTS